One Burkholderiales bacterium DNA window includes the following coding sequences:
- a CDS encoding OmpH family outer membrane protein has product QIAETEKFDLILQEAVYRSPRIDITDKVIKALADK; this is encoded by the coding sequence GCAGATCGCGGAGACGGAGAAGTTCGACCTGATCCTGCAGGAAGCTGTCTACCGCAGCCCGCGCATCGACATCACCGACAAGGTCATCAAGGCGCTGGCCGACAAGTAA
- the lpxD gene encoding UDP-3-O-(3-hydroxymyristoyl)glucosamine N-acyltransferase, giving the protein MNAGARNSYSLSELVERFGGEIIGDPSVRVHQVAPLEAATDGHLAFLSNLRYQRQLATTRASAVIVNEEAREATQLPRIVCANPYAYYARVCALLNPRSKPAPGIDPRAVVDARAKVAPSAYVGPCAVIEADATLGDGVEVHAGCFVGRGAMVGAESVLAAGVTVYHGCVIGARAMVHSGAVIGADGFGMAMDAGRWIKIPQIGRVVIGDDVEIGANTTIDRGAMADTVIEDDVKLDNQIQIGHNCRIGAHTAIAGCVGIAGSTRIGRYCRIGGSAMIGGHLEIADHVEISGGTTIAKSILSPGTYTSVFPVSPHEEWLKNASVLRHLRDLRDRVRLLEERLREMEKK; this is encoded by the coding sequence ATGAACGCGGGCGCGCGCAACAGTTACTCGCTCTCCGAGCTGGTTGAACGTTTCGGCGGGGAGATCATCGGCGATCCGTCGGTGCGCGTGCACCAGGTGGCGCCGCTGGAGGCCGCCACCGACGGGCATCTGGCCTTCCTGTCCAACCTGCGCTATCAGCGCCAACTCGCAACCACCCGGGCCTCCGCCGTGATCGTCAACGAGGAAGCACGCGAGGCCACGCAGCTTCCGCGGATCGTCTGCGCCAACCCGTATGCCTACTACGCACGGGTGTGCGCCCTGCTCAACCCGCGCAGCAAGCCCGCGCCCGGCATCGACCCGCGCGCGGTCGTGGACGCGCGCGCAAAGGTGGCTCCGAGTGCGTACGTGGGCCCGTGCGCGGTCATCGAAGCCGATGCCACGCTTGGCGACGGGGTCGAGGTCCACGCGGGCTGTTTTGTCGGGCGGGGCGCGATGGTGGGCGCCGAAAGCGTGCTGGCGGCGGGCGTGACGGTATATCACGGCTGCGTGATCGGCGCGCGTGCGATGGTGCATTCGGGCGCGGTGATCGGGGCGGACGGCTTCGGCATGGCGATGGATGCCGGCCGATGGATCAAGATCCCGCAGATCGGCAGGGTGGTCATCGGGGATGACGTGGAGATCGGGGCCAACACGACCATCGATCGCGGCGCAATGGCCGACACGGTGATCGAGGACGACGTCAAGCTCGACAACCAGATCCAGATCGGCCACAACTGCCGCATCGGCGCGCACACCGCAATCGCCGGTTGCGTGGGCATCGCCGGCAGCACGCGCATCGGGCGCTACTGCCGCATCGGCGGCAGCGCGATGATCGGCGGCCACCTCGAGATCGCCGATCACGTGGAGATCTCGGGCGGCACCACGATCGCGAAGTCGATCCTGTCGCCCGGAACCTATACCTCGGTGTTTCCGGTGAGTCCGCACGAGGAGTGGCTGAAGAATGCATCCGTGCTGCGTCACCTGCGCGATCTGCGCGACCGGGTACGGCTGCTCGAAGAACGACTCAGGGAGATGGAGAAAAAATGA
- the fabZ gene encoding 3-hydroxyacyl-ACP dehydratase FabZ: MSVGPMEIQEIMRHLPHRYPFLLIDRVVSCDPGREIVALKNVTINEPFFAGHFPHYAVMPGVLIVEAMAQASAILAFKSFDLKSDANSVYYFVGIDEARFKKPVVPGDQLTIRAQVVRNLRGIWKFTAQALVGEVLVSEAQLMCTMKGL, from the coding sequence ATGAGCGTGGGCCCCATGGAGATCCAGGAGATCATGCGGCACCTGCCGCATCGATATCCTTTTTTGCTGATCGATCGCGTGGTTTCCTGCGATCCCGGTAGGGAGATCGTGGCGTTGAAGAACGTGACGATCAACGAACCGTTCTTCGCCGGCCACTTTCCGCACTACGCCGTCATGCCCGGCGTGCTCATCGTCGAGGCGATGGCGCAGGCTTCCGCCATCCTGGCCTTCAAATCGTTCGACCTCAAGAGCGACGCCAACAGCGTCTACTACTTCGTGGGCATCGACGAGGCGCGCTTCAAGAAACCGGTGGTGCCCGGCGACCAGCTCACGATCCGGGCTCAGGTGGTCCGCAACCTGCGCGGGATCTGGAAATTCACGGCGCAGGCCCTGGTCGGCGAAGTGCTGGTGTCCGAAGCGCAGCTGATGTGTACCATGAAGGGCCTATGA
- the lpxA gene encoding acyl-ACP--UDP-N-acetylglucosamine O-acyltransferase: MIHPTAILHPAAVLGPGVEIGPYSIIGEHVQIGEGTRIGAHVVISGHTRIGRRNRIFHHVSLGEAPQDKKYAGEPTRLEIGDDNVIREFCTFNTGTAQDLGCTRVGNGNWIMSYVHVAHDCVVGDHTVFANCTQLAGHVEVEDYAILGGFTGVHQFCRIGAHAITGVGSVVLADVPPFVTAMGNTAQPHGINTEGLRRRGFSSDTIARLRKAYKTLYRSGLTLEEARQALALQAVECTEVRQLLEFLSKSRRSIIR, encoded by the coding sequence ATGATCCATCCGACCGCGATCCTCCATCCCGCGGCCGTGCTGGGCCCGGGGGTGGAGATCGGGCCGTACTCCATCATCGGCGAGCATGTCCAGATCGGGGAGGGCACCCGGATCGGGGCGCACGTAGTGATTTCCGGGCACACGCGGATCGGCCGCCGCAACCGGATTTTCCATCACGTCTCGCTCGGAGAAGCCCCCCAGGACAAGAAATACGCCGGCGAGCCCACGCGCCTCGAGATCGGCGACGACAACGTCATCCGCGAGTTCTGCACCTTCAACACCGGCACGGCGCAGGATCTGGGCTGCACCCGGGTCGGCAACGGCAACTGGATCATGTCCTACGTCCATGTCGCCCACGACTGCGTGGTGGGCGACCACACCGTTTTCGCCAACTGCACCCAGCTGGCCGGCCACGTCGAGGTCGAGGACTATGCGATCCTGGGCGGGTTCACCGGCGTGCACCAGTTCTGCCGCATCGGCGCACACGCCATCACCGGGGTCGGTTCGGTCGTGCTGGCGGACGTACCCCCTTTCGTGACAGCCATGGGCAATACGGCGCAGCCGCACGGGATCAACACCGAAGGGTTGCGCCGCCGCGGGTTCTCGAGCGACACCATCGCGCGCCTGCGCAAGGCGTACAAGACGCTTTACAGGTCCGGCTTGACCCTGGAAGAAGCCCGTCAGGCGCTGGCGCTCCAGGCGGTAGAGTGCACCGAAGTCCGGCAGCTGCTGGAATTCCTCTCCAAGTCCAGACGCAGCATCATCCGGTGA